Proteins co-encoded in one Medicago truncatula cultivar Jemalong A17 chromosome 8, MtrunA17r5.0-ANR, whole genome shotgun sequence genomic window:
- the LOC11442682 gene encoding uncharacterized protein DDB_G0283697: MGSGNSRLNSAEGESVSNKIRSTLISRFEEFRKRRNAGATLSKKELLKDSEQGDGGSIISQTSFREINETEVRKNSVSTKEEPTVPLATKEKISRVVPMENSECKTTEEEEKKKEKMNINKDIDLREEKVVDSNEKVEAETKTEEGNIEGTVEEVKEEKMVEVKEEKNEQEVSEKTGENDDNDNDDDDDDDDDDDDEVGRFLYQGSPSFRIYCTEADTRKEEEEEECKSSNIVVMHQKSRSADSVVQSVAARKTKISNEVPEIVESETITKRKGNKNKKFGKVRTLLKVKSCYHPISSCTGEHRSRLVAAKAAN, from the exons ATGGGAAGTGGAAATTCAAGGTTAAATTCGGCCGAAGGAGAATCTGTATCAAACAAAATCCGATCTACACTTATCAGCCGATTTGAAGAATTTAGAAAACGTAGGAATGCCGGAGCTACCCTCTCAAAGAAAGAACTATTGAAAGATTCAGAACAAGGGGATGGTGGTAGTATTATTTCTCAAACTTCTTTTCGTGAAATTAATGAAACCGAAGTTCGTAAGAATTCGGTTTCAACGAAGGAAGAACCAACGGTGCCACTAGCAACCAAAGAAAAAATTTCTAGAGTTGTTCCGATGGAAAACTCCGAATGCAAAACTacggaggaggaggagaagaagaaggagaagatgaaCATTAACAAAGACATTGATCTAAGAGAAGAGAAAGTGGTTGATTCAAATGAGAAAGTTGAGGCAGAGACCAAAACAGAGGAGGGAAATATTGAAGGGACAGTGGAAGAggtaaaggaagaaaaaatggtAGAggtaaaggaagaaaaaaatgaacaagAAGTAAGTGAAAAAACTGGAGAGaatgatgataatgataatgatgatgatgatgatgacgacgaCGACGACGACGATGAAGTTGGAAGATTTTTATACCAAGGATCTCCGAGTTTCAGAATTTATTGCACCGAAGCTGATACAAggaaggaagaggaagaagaagaatgtaAGAGTTCAAACATTGTTGTCATGCACCAAAAATCACGTAGTGCTGACAGTGTTGTTCAAAGTGTTGCAGCAAGGAAAACAAAAATCTCAAACGAG GTACCTGAGATTGTTGAAAGTGAAACAATTACAAAGAGAAAAGGGaataagaacaagaaatttGGGAAAGTGAGAACTCTACTAAAGGTTAAGTCATGCTACCACCCAATATCTTCCTGTACAGGTGAACACAGAAGCCGTCTTGTTGCTGCAAAAGCAGCAAATTGA
- the LOC11438621 gene encoding probable serine/threonine-protein kinase At1g54610, with translation MGCALGKPAGAGARHRRRDNTATANGGNNAVEVQEKQEAEAPTACELPAPVSLLPRLNSLAATQQSWPPWLMEVAGDAIRDWTPRRANTFEKLAKIGKGTYSNVYKAKDLVTGKIVALKKVRIDNLDAESVKFMAREILVLRKLDHPNVIKLEGLVTSRISSSLYLVFEYMEHDLAGLIAGLGVKFSLPQVKCYMKQLLSGLEHCHSRGVLHRDIKGSNLLIDDEGILKIADFGLATFYDSKQKHPMTSRVVTLWYRPPELLLGATFYSVGVDLWSAGCILAELLAGRPIMPGRTEVEQLHKIFKLCGSPSEEYWKKYRLPNATLFKPQQPYKRRISEAFAVFPPSSLPLIGTLLAIDPDDRGTTSSALISEFFTTEPYACEPSSLPKYPPSKELDVKLRDEEARRQRALSGKSNAVDGARQSRARERSYAIPAPEANAEIQTNLDRLRVVTNGNGKSKSEKFPPPHEDGAVGYPGDGSNKGAVSFGTTEKTSFSSILSNSIHSKSVGSYAGSSYKRRKSNEADSRISSWKFMRSSFKPSTVGLSFNLLFRSRR, from the exons ATGGGTTGCGCGCTCGGAAAACCTGCCGGTGCCGGAGCTCGGCATCGTCGCCGTGATAACACTGCAACTGCTAACGGAGGTAATAATGCTGTTGAAGTTCAGGAGAAGCAGGAGGCTGAGGCTCCTACCGCCTGTGAACTTCCGGCACCGGTGAGCCTGCTACCTCGACTTAATTCATTGGCAGCAACTCAACAGAGTTGGCCGCCGTGGTTGATGGAAGTTGCTGGTGATGCAATCCGAGACTGGACTCCTCGGCGCGCCAACACGTTCGAGAAGCTTGCTAAG ATTGGGAAAGGGACTTATAGCAATGTGTACAAAGCTAAAGACCTTGTTACTGGAAAGATAGTGGCATTGAAGAAAGTTAGAATTGATAATTTGGACGCTGAGAGTGTGAAGTTTATGGCAAGAGAGATTCTTGTTTTGAGGAAGCTTGATCACCCCAATGTTATAAAGCTTGAGGGTTTGGTTACTTCAAGAATATCATCAAGTCTTTACTTGGTATTTGAGTACATGGAACATGATCTTGCTGGTCTTATAGCTGGCCTTGGTGTCAAATTCTCTCTACCTCAG GTCAAATGTTATATGAAACAATTATTGTCTGGCCTTGAGCATTGCCATAGCCGAGGTGTATTGCACCGTGACATCAAGGGCTCCAATTTGCTTATTGACGACGAAGGAATACTTAAAATTGCAGATTTTGGACTCGCGACTTTCTACGATTCTAAGCAAAAGCATCCGATGACTAGTAGAGTCGTGACCCTTTGGTATCGTCCCCCCGAGCTTCTTCTTGGAGCTACATTCTATAGTGTTGGGGTTGATCTTTGGAGCGCTGGCTGCATTTTGGCAGAGCTTCTTGCCGGAAGACCAATCATGCCTGGAAGAACCGAG GTTGAGCAACTTCACAAAATATTTAAGTTATGTGGCTCTCCATCTGAGGAATATTGGAAGAAATATAGATTGCCAAACGCTACTCTTTTTAAGCCACAGCAACCTTATAAAAGGCGCATTTCAGAAGCATTTGCTGTTTTTCCACCTTCTTCATTACCTTTAATTGGAACTCTTCTTGCAATAGATCCTGATGACCGCGGAACTACCTCTTCTGCTCTGATTAGTGAG TTCTTTACCACTGAACCCTATGCTTGTGAACCATCAAGTTTACCAAAGTATCCTCCCAGTAAAGAATTGGATGTGAAGCTGAGAGACGAAGAAGCAAGAAG GCAAAGAGCTCTAAGTGGAAAATCTAATGCAGTTGATGGTGCCAGACAAAGTAGAGCACGTGAGCGCAGTTATGCCATTCCAGCCCCAGAAGCCAATGCAGAGATCCAAACAAACTTAGAT AGGTTGAGAGTTGTGAcaaatggaaatggaaaaagTAAAAGTGAGAAATTTCCACCTCCTCATGAAGATGGAGCTGTAGGATATCCAGGGGATGGATCAAATAAAGGAGCTGTTTCATTTGGAACAACTGAAAAAACTTCATTTAGTTCAATATTATCTAATTCAATACATTCTAAATCTGTTGGAAGTTATGCAGGCAGCTCTTATAAAAGGAGGAAAAGTAATGAAGCAGATTCCAGGATATCATCATGGAAATTTATGCGTTCTTCTTTCAAGCCCTCAACTGTGGgtctttcatttaatttattatttagaaGCAGAAGATAA
- the LOC11439421 gene encoding protein BASIC PENTACYSTEINE4 encodes MDDDRQYENGRHKMDYYRGAHSLWNVDPQHQIKEQNALVMNKKIRSIMAERQAALLELELEAAISEKNEALAARDVALRQRDEALAQRDNALLERDNALAALQSRNSTANFPFNGGIQRGSKRMHHSSNHISNMTEAAYSTTDIIIRDASPVTVITSEDVKSHLTKRTKENKASQTPTKIKKMGEDLNRKAYSEGTKIKSEWDRQDVGLNSIAFDETVMPVPVCTCTGVPRQCYKWGNGGWQSSCCTTTLSMHPLPQLPNKRHARIGGRKMSGNVFRRLLSRFASEGHDLSIPLDLKDYWARHGTNRYITIK; translated from the exons ATGGACGATGACCGCCAATATGAAAACGGTAGGCATAAGATGGACTACTACAGAGGAGCACATTCCCTG TGGAATGTGGATCCCCAGCATCAAATAAAGGAACAAAATGCCCTagttatgaataaaaaaattaggtcCATTATGGCTGAAAGGCAGGCAGCTCTTCTTGAACTTGAACTAGAGGCTGCTATATCTGAAAAGAATGAAGCCCTGGCTGCTCGAGACGTAGCCCTTCGGCAGAGGGATGAAGCACTTGCTCAGAGGGATAATGCTCTACTGGAACGGGACAACGCTCTTGCAGCCCTTCAAAGTCGGAATAGTACTGCCAACTTTCCATTCAATGGTGGAATTCAACGTGGATCCAAGCGGATGCACCATTCTTCAAACCATATATCCAACATGACAGAAGCAGCATATAGCACGACGGATATAATTATAAGAGATGCCTCCCCAGTTACTGTTATAACTTCTGAAGATGTCAAATCTCATTTAACTAAGAGAACAAAGGAGAACAAAGCATCACAGACACCtaccaaaataaagaaaatgggTGAGGATTTAAATAGGAAGGCTTATTCTGAAGGGACAAAGATCAAATCTGAATGGGATAGGCAGGATGTTGGCTTGAATTCGATTGCTTTCGATGAAACTGTGATGCCTGTCCCAGTTTGCACGTGTACTGGAGTACCACGACAGTGCTACAAATGGGGGAATGGTGGATGGCAATCATCTTGTTGTACCACTACATTGTCAATGCATCCACTACCACAGCTTCCGAACAAGCGCCATGCTCGCATTGGAGGGCGGAAAATGAGCGGCAATGTTTTTAGACGACTTCTCAGTAGGTTTGCATCAGAAGGCCATGATTTATCTATACCATTGGATCTTAAGGATTACTGGGCCAGACATGGAACGAATCGTTACATTACTATCAAGTAG